The Cohnella abietis genome has a segment encoding these proteins:
- a CDS encoding GNAT family N-acetyltransferase, producing MSFFTSVKQAEPEDTQAIMRLLVNTAEWLLSKGSSQWNALLRGEDSHNTPEAIEQGEVFIFKQDTQLVGMFMLQKEQSKWDRELWGEETDKSSVYLHRLAINRKFAGKGIGKQMMLWVNSGIPYPGKNTIKLDCASNNTILNAFYRELGYDFKGLAVNEYGEFSKFEKKI from the coding sequence ATGTCATTCTTCACAAGTGTAAAGCAAGCTGAACCGGAAGATACTCAAGCGATTATGAGGTTGCTTGTCAATACAGCGGAGTGGCTGTTAAGTAAAGGCTCCTCTCAATGGAACGCATTGCTTAGGGGAGAGGATTCACATAATACTCCAGAAGCAATCGAGCAAGGTGAAGTATTTATTTTTAAGCAAGATACACAGCTCGTAGGTATGTTTATGCTCCAAAAGGAACAGAGCAAGTGGGATCGGGAGCTATGGGGTGAAGAAACTGACAAATCCTCTGTCTATTTGCATCGCTTGGCGATTAATCGTAAATTCGCGGGCAAGGGTATAGGTAAGCAGATGATGCTTTGGGTGAACTCGGGTATTCCCTATCCAGGCAAAAACACAATAAAGCTTGATTGTGCTTCTAACAACACAATACTTAATGCGTTCTATAGAGAGCTCGGCTATGATTTTAAAGGTCTAGCGGTCAATGAGTACGGGGAATTTAGTAAATTTGAGAAAAAAATATAG
- a CDS encoding M15 family metallopeptidase translates to MKKIFARKVLPILMALTSAFLLGGCSESEAKNVTSTTSQPVIHEQAPSSTLANSTVVSKEVESKEVIDTPTDPIKEDIIEKKRKLPKGFVYMDEVIPAAKSEIRYYSDYNFVGKRIDGYKAPIAILASDAAKALKAVSDEVEKKGYTLLIYDAYRPQKAVNHFIRWAKDSKDTKMKDIFYPAVDKTKVFKLGYVASKSGHSRGGTVDLTIIDKKTGEIVDMGSPYDFFGDISSHGTKLITSEQTANRNILKNAMVKHGFRLYSKEWWHYTLNKEPFPNKYFDFDVE, encoded by the coding sequence ATGAAAAAAATTTTTGCTAGGAAAGTTTTACCTATTCTTATGGCGTTAACGTCAGCCTTCCTTCTTGGCGGATGTAGTGAAAGTGAAGCTAAGAATGTAACATCTACGACAAGTCAGCCTGTTATTCACGAACAAGCTCCAAGTAGTACTTTGGCTAATAGTACTGTTGTGAGCAAAGAAGTAGAATCTAAGGAAGTGATAGACACTCCCACAGATCCTATTAAAGAGGATATAATTGAGAAGAAGCGAAAGCTTCCTAAAGGCTTTGTTTACATGGATGAAGTCATTCCGGCAGCCAAATCAGAAATTCGATATTACTCGGACTACAATTTTGTAGGGAAGCGTATTGACGGCTATAAAGCACCTATTGCTATTCTAGCTAGCGACGCAGCTAAGGCATTAAAGGCTGTTAGTGATGAGGTTGAGAAAAAGGGATATACCTTGCTCATTTACGACGCGTACCGTCCACAGAAAGCCGTTAATCACTTTATTCGATGGGCTAAGGATTCCAAGGATACGAAGATGAAGGACATTTTTTATCCCGCGGTTGATAAAACAAAAGTGTTTAAACTTGGCTACGTTGCTTCAAAATCTGGACATTCTCGTGGAGGTACGGTAGATTTAACTATTATAGACAAGAAAACAGGAGAGATTGTCGATATGGGGAGCCCATATGATTTCTTCGGTGATATTTCTAGTCATGGCACAAAGCTGATTACATCCGAGCAAACTGCGAATCGCAACATCCTTAAGAATGCGATGGTTAAGCACGGATTTAGGCTCTATTCCAAAGAGTGGTGGCACTACACGCTCAATAAAGAGCCGTTTCCTAATAAATACTTTGATTTCGATGTAGAATAA
- a CDS encoding YqkE family protein — protein MANNKKKQQRHQPATSSEQADKPVTLKDLLGAGTIAKLKQQAEDLKQEEAQRKDNERVAAEAARQAEQKLKEKDFEYLLNNSGTVGRKYN, from the coding sequence ATGGCGAACAATAAGAAGAAACAACAAAGGCACCAGCCAGCTACATCGTCTGAGCAAGCGGATAAACCCGTTACCTTGAAGGATTTACTCGGCGCAGGAACGATAGCTAAGCTGAAGCAGCAGGCGGAGGACCTTAAGCAAGAAGAAGCTCAGCGTAAGGATAATGAGCGAGTGGCTGCTGAAGCTGCACGACAAGCGGAGCAGAAGCTCAAGGAGAAGGATTTCGAGTATTTATTGAACAATAGTGGCACGGTGGGCAGAAAATACAATTAA
- a CDS encoding glycerophosphodiester phosphodiesterase: MLRKMEVPRLYVFVIHALLILSLTGIIMGLLGKSVAINKMFNPSLKIATVAHRGASGYAPESTLASYQLAVRMNADYIEMDLQLTADGEIVVMHDETVNRTTDGRGKVMNLTLAEIKVLDAGSWFNKKHPMYAREEYVYEKVPTLREVFEALGKNTSYMLEVKSPEDNPGLEEKMWALVEQFDLVDHIAVQSFSKDSLKKIREWDKDVPLFQLMWYSRPAHISEASLKEISTYANGIGANFLRINENYVHKVKNAGLLMYPYTVNYQINMSKALEWGADGVHTDYPDRFNEVIDEFSHPNV; the protein is encoded by the coding sequence ATGTTAAGGAAGATGGAAGTCCCTAGATTGTATGTGTTCGTTATTCATGCGCTTCTGATCTTATCTTTAACAGGGATAATCATGGGCTTGCTTGGTAAATCAGTAGCTATTAATAAAATGTTTAATCCAAGCTTAAAGATCGCAACCGTTGCCCATAGAGGTGCATCAGGCTATGCTCCGGAGAGCACGCTCGCTTCTTATCAGCTGGCAGTTCGGATGAATGCCGACTATATCGAAATGGATTTGCAGCTAACCGCTGATGGGGAAATCGTCGTCATGCACGATGAGACTGTCAATCGCACTACGGATGGTAGAGGCAAGGTTATGAACCTGACTTTAGCCGAAATCAAAGTGTTAGATGCTGGCTCTTGGTTTAATAAAAAGCATCCCATGTACGCTAGGGAAGAGTACGTGTACGAGAAAGTACCGACCTTGAGAGAAGTGTTCGAAGCTCTGGGCAAAAATACGAGCTATATGCTGGAGGTTAAATCGCCTGAGGATAATCCCGGTTTAGAGGAGAAAATGTGGGCTTTAGTCGAGCAATTCGATTTAGTTGACCATATCGCGGTACAATCATTCAGTAAGGACAGTTTGAAGAAAATTCGTGAATGGGATAAGGATGTGCCCCTATTTCAGCTTATGTGGTATAGCAGGCCAGCACATATCTCAGAGGCTTCACTTAAAGAAATAAGTACCTATGCGAACGGGATCGGCGCTAATTTCCTGCGAATTAATGAGAATTACGTGCATAAAGTCAAAAATGCTGGCTTGCTGATGTATCCGTACACCGTTAATTATCAGATTAACATGAGTAAAGCGCTGGAATGGGGAGCAGACGGCGTTCATACCGATTACCCGGATCGCTTTAATGAAGTCATCGATGAATTCTCTCATCCGAATGTGTAA
- the alr gene encoding alanine racemase, protein MRPSENVRDTWAEVDLSCISRNVRAIKSRLPAATEFMAVVKAGGYGHGDIQSAHTAVQSGADSLAVAYLSEAIQLRRQGITVPILVLTPIQPQDVPMAIKHRIQLTVTSAQWFEQAMAYRNIYPKLKLIVHVKFDSGLGRIGIREKEEWEAMVPWLKQADVEVEGAYTHFATAGSTDTRYLEQQLKNFDKMKGWIDQSGVDIRHYHCANSAIALRYPELAMDKVRVGAAMYGFYSKELVPDLELEPALSLHSRLIHVKRVSEGQSIGYDNSYQTSEAEWIGTVPIGYADGWSQVFQSSEMLIGGQRATVVGKIGMDQLMIRLPQHYPVNTQVTIIGKQGNDQITCAQLAASIDGVPQEISTALSARIMRINKGEEIINYEQHPIALC, encoded by the coding sequence GTGAGGCCGTCAGAAAATGTTAGGGACACTTGGGCGGAAGTAGATTTGTCTTGTATCAGTCGTAATGTTCGAGCGATCAAATCCCGTTTGCCAGCTGCAACAGAATTTATGGCAGTTGTTAAAGCGGGAGGGTATGGGCATGGAGATATACAATCTGCTCATACTGCGGTTCAATCAGGGGCTGACAGTCTGGCGGTTGCCTACTTAAGTGAAGCCATCCAGCTCCGGAGACAAGGCATTACTGTCCCAATCCTTGTTCTGACACCTATTCAACCTCAGGATGTACCTATGGCGATCAAGCATCGTATTCAACTGACCGTTACTTCCGCACAATGGTTTGAACAGGCCATGGCCTACAGAAACATATATCCCAAGCTAAAGCTAATAGTACACGTTAAATTTGACTCCGGGCTGGGTAGAATCGGTATTAGGGAAAAGGAAGAATGGGAAGCGATGGTTCCTTGGCTTAAGCAAGCCGATGTTGAGGTGGAGGGAGCGTATACCCACTTTGCAACTGCGGGCAGCACTGATACTCGTTATTTGGAGCAGCAGCTGAAAAACTTTGACAAAATGAAGGGCTGGATCGACCAATCTGGTGTAGATATCAGGCATTATCATTGCGCGAATAGTGCGATTGCTTTACGATATCCCGAATTGGCAATGGATAAAGTGAGAGTAGGAGCGGCTATGTATGGCTTCTATTCTAAGGAGCTTGTGCCTGATCTGGAATTAGAGCCAGCATTGAGCTTGCACAGTCGGCTTATCCATGTGAAAAGGGTGAGCGAGGGACAATCCATTGGATACGATAATAGCTACCAGACCTCTGAGGCAGAGTGGATCGGAACGGTACCTATCGGTTATGCGGATGGCTGGTCGCAAGTCTTTCAAAGCTCTGAGATGCTCATAGGTGGACAGCGTGCAACAGTGGTTGGAAAGATCGGTATGGACCAGCTAATGATCCGATTGCCGCAGCACTATCCCGTTAATACACAGGTCACAATCATTGGAAAGCAAGGCAATGACCAAATAACGTGCGCTCAGCTGGCTGCCTCCATAGACGGCGTTCCGCAAGAGATTTCTACGGCATTGTCAGCTAGAATCATGAGGATCAATAAGGGAGAAGAGATTATTAATTACGAACAGCATCCTATTGCCTTGTGCTGA
- a CDS encoding UDP-N-acetylmuramoyl-tripeptide--D-alanyl-D-alanine ligase translates to MIRRTLLQVSTMCESSFPTKDQQKIEISGVSIDTRTLNKGNLYVPIVGDRFNGHQFVQLAIEKGAAAVLWKRNEPNPPLGQIPVLIVDDTLLAIQSLAANYRLQLNVTVIGITGSNGKTSTKDMLAECLSKQFKTQKTQGNLNNHLGVPLTLLGLEEDTEMAVVEMGMSDLGEIELLSKMAKPDIAIITNIGEAHLGDLGSIRNIVQAKLEIISGLQKNGTLIYNGDHVLLAGAVEAVDEEIKKLAFGLETLNAYHPVIEEMDPYGSSFTIANDPTILYKIPLGGKHQIVNALTVIAAATEVGMDKSRIQAGLAYVRITSMRNEITQTDKYTIINDTYKSNPSSAIAALEALYLWPAHLQKIAVLGDMQDLGEQDVSLHHHVGSFVDAEKLDYLFTFGPLSVHTADHARRTMSAERVFHYEDKQQMSYQIQSILESNAVILIKASRAMKLEEIVEELVGEKELQQ, encoded by the coding sequence ATGATTAGAAGAACATTGCTGCAGGTTTCGACTATGTGCGAATCTTCTTTTCCAACGAAAGATCAACAGAAGATAGAAATCTCAGGAGTATCTATTGATACTCGCACGTTGAATAAAGGTAATCTGTATGTTCCAATCGTCGGTGACCGTTTTAATGGACATCAATTTGTTCAGCTTGCGATAGAAAAAGGAGCTGCGGCGGTATTATGGAAGCGGAATGAGCCTAATCCACCATTAGGTCAAATTCCAGTCCTTATTGTAGATGACACATTGCTGGCAATTCAATCGTTAGCTGCGAATTACCGCCTTCAATTGAACGTGACTGTCATCGGCATTACGGGAAGCAATGGCAAAACCTCTACGAAGGATATGCTTGCTGAATGTCTATCGAAGCAATTCAAGACGCAGAAAACACAGGGCAACCTCAACAATCATCTAGGAGTCCCCTTGACCTTGCTCGGTCTTGAGGAGGATACGGAGATGGCCGTTGTGGAGATGGGAATGTCAGATCTTGGAGAAATCGAATTGTTATCGAAAATGGCTAAGCCTGATATCGCCATTATTACGAATATTGGAGAAGCACATCTAGGTGATTTAGGGAGCATCCGCAATATTGTTCAGGCGAAGTTAGAAATTATATCAGGCTTACAGAAGAATGGAACGTTAATATACAACGGAGATCATGTGCTTCTAGCTGGTGCAGTAGAGGCTGTAGACGAGGAAATTAAGAAGCTTGCCTTTGGCTTGGAAACGCTGAATGCCTATCATCCGGTTATTGAGGAAATGGACCCCTATGGCTCATCCTTCACTATTGCAAATGACCCAACCATTCTCTATAAAATACCTCTTGGCGGTAAGCACCAAATTGTTAATGCCTTAACGGTCATTGCAGCTGCTACGGAAGTAGGAATGGATAAAAGCCGCATTCAAGCCGGCCTAGCTTATGTACGGATAACCAGCATGCGTAACGAGATCACCCAAACCGATAAATATACGATTATTAATGATACTTATAAATCTAATCCATCGAGTGCGATCGCTGCTCTAGAAGCATTGTACTTGTGGCCTGCCCATCTACAGAAAATTGCTGTGCTTGGGGATATGCAGGATTTGGGTGAGCAAGATGTTTCACTGCATCACCATGTCGGTTCGTTCGTCGATGCGGAAAAGCTAGATTATCTGTTTACTTTCGGTCCGCTATCCGTTCATACGGCAGATCATGCGAGGCGAACGATGTCAGCGGAGCGAGTATTTCATTATGAAGATAAACAGCAAATGAGCTACCAAATTCAATCGATCTTGGAATCCAACGCGGTAATTCTTATTAAAGCCTCAAGAGCGATGAAATTAGAGGAAATCGTTGAGGAGCTAGTTGGAGAAAAGGAATTGCAGCAATAA
- a CDS encoding D-alanine--D-alanine ligase, giving the protein MKTLLYILYGGKSVEHEISLKTAYTVIQSIDLNKFEVYPIYITQEGKWCSNGKHSTTLTDISDLIIQPSYGQASASLGSIMTQLFSLEGKKVALPLLHGSNGEDGTIQGLLELLDIPYVGNGVLSSAVAIDKAVSKELLSHAGISQAEYRTFTYVQWINDLKNLIASIENNIGYPCYVKPSSLGSSIGISRCMNEAELREAVNTAFRYDRKIVVEKEVVGREIQVAVRGNDHPQVSVPGEFIQDKAFFDFNAKYVDGKLIMSIPAEIPTALTLEIQDTAKRAYQILNCAGLARVDFFVDQEGRVYLNEINTLPGFTKFSMYPVMWERTDGTTYSELIEKLIDYAFTRHADKQSISYTR; this is encoded by the coding sequence ATGAAAACCTTATTGTATATTCTGTATGGTGGCAAATCGGTTGAGCATGAAATTTCATTGAAAACAGCGTACACCGTCATTCAATCGATAGATCTTAATAAATTCGAGGTATATCCCATTTACATTACACAAGAGGGAAAGTGGTGCTCCAATGGAAAGCACAGCACGACGCTTACCGATATCTCTGATCTCATCATTCAGCCCTCCTATGGACAAGCCTCGGCTTCCTTAGGCAGCATAATGACCCAGCTATTCTCTTTAGAGGGTAAGAAGGTTGCGTTGCCTCTGCTTCATGGCTCCAACGGTGAAGACGGAACGATTCAAGGCTTGCTGGAGCTGCTGGACATTCCTTACGTCGGCAATGGTGTTCTTTCCTCCGCCGTCGCAATAGATAAGGCTGTATCCAAGGAGCTGTTGTCCCATGCGGGAATATCACAAGCCGAATATCGGACCTTCACCTATGTTCAGTGGATTAATGATCTTAAGAACTTGATTGCAAGCATTGAAAATAATATCGGCTATCCTTGCTACGTCAAGCCATCGTCCCTAGGCTCCAGCATCGGAATCAGCAGATGTATGAATGAAGCTGAGCTGCGTGAAGCAGTCAATACTGCATTCAGATATGACCGCAAAATCGTAGTAGAGAAGGAAGTCGTGGGTAGAGAAATCCAGGTTGCAGTCAGGGGTAATGATCACCCTCAAGTATCGGTTCCGGGGGAATTTATTCAAGATAAAGCATTTTTCGACTTTAACGCTAAGTACGTGGACGGCAAATTAATAATGTCCATTCCAGCGGAAATCCCTACAGCTCTGACGCTTGAAATTCAGGACACGGCGAAGCGTGCTTACCAAATTTTGAATTGCGCTGGCTTGGCCCGCGTGGATTTCTTCGTCGACCAAGAGGGGCGAGTATATCTGAATGAGATCAACACGCTTCCTGGGTTTACGAAATTCAGCATGTATCCTGTTATGTGGGAAAGAACGGATGGAACGACGTATTCGGAGCTCATTGAGAAGCTAATTGACTATGCGTTTACACGTCATGCGGATAAGCAATCCATTTCATATACGAGGTGA
- a CDS encoding DUF421 domain-containing protein — MNISLEIVLRTLISFILVLTIAKILGKHTLAQMTYYDFVSSITLGSITGNLAFNYALKTTQLTIALLTFGGISYIVALITLKNRKLRKSLSGKPTIVIENGKIMEENLKKLQFSLDTLDQELREKDIFDIQEVEYAVLELNGKLSVLKKFEYRQITQKDFMFLSGAKAKRSQFPIELIMDGEIIKDNFVHDGISLEWLSQQLNERSLNAADVFYAVKGTNGSLYFDLYKDNLRHPVDSNTKH; from the coding sequence TTGAACATTTCCCTCGAAATCGTGCTCCGTACGTTAATTTCTTTTATTTTGGTCTTGACCATCGCGAAAATTCTCGGAAAACATACGCTCGCACAAATGACTTATTATGACTTTGTCTCATCTATTACGTTAGGATCAATTACAGGAAATCTCGCCTTCAACTACGCTCTCAAGACAACGCAGCTTACCATTGCTTTACTCACCTTTGGTGGAATTTCCTACATTGTCGCGCTAATTACACTTAAAAATAGGAAGCTCCGAAAATCGCTCTCAGGTAAACCTACAATCGTCATTGAGAATGGCAAGATTATGGAGGAAAACCTAAAGAAATTACAGTTCTCACTTGATACTTTGGATCAGGAGCTGCGGGAAAAGGATATTTTCGATATTCAGGAGGTGGAATATGCCGTTCTAGAGTTAAACGGGAAGCTTTCTGTATTAAAAAAGTTCGAGTATCGGCAAATTACCCAAAAAGACTTCATGTTCCTAAGTGGTGCAAAGGCTAAAAGAAGCCAATTCCCAATTGAGCTCATTATGGATGGGGAAATTATTAAAGATAACTTCGTACATGACGGAATTAGCCTCGAGTGGTTATCTCAGCAATTAAATGAGAGAAGCTTGAACGCAGCAGATGTTTTCTATGCGGTCAAAGGAACGAACGGTAGCTTGTATTTCGATCTCTACAAAGATAATCTTAGACATCCTGTAGATTCGAATACCAAGCACTAA
- a CDS encoding NADPH-dependent FMN reductase gives MLKVAVLIGSLRQGSYNLQLANTMKERYINKIDFEIADIRSLPFFDQDIELNPPQAVKELLRKIVSADGVLIITPEYNWSVPGVLKNALDWLSRVDKVLIGKPVMTAGVSPGMMGTIRAQLHLREILASPGILAKLLPPAGNEIYISSAGLKFDESTGRLVDESTLRFIDRVVDKFIDFAR, from the coding sequence ATGTTGAAAGTAGCCGTTCTTATCGGAAGTCTTCGACAAGGTTCCTACAACTTACAATTGGCCAACACCATGAAGGAACGTTATATTAACAAGATTGATTTTGAAATCGCGGACATTCGATCTCTACCATTTTTCGATCAGGACATCGAATTAAATCCACCTCAAGCTGTTAAAGAGCTGTTACGCAAAATCGTTTCGGCAGACGGAGTACTCATTATTACCCCGGAATACAATTGGTCAGTACCCGGTGTACTTAAGAACGCGCTCGATTGGTTGTCGCGAGTAGATAAGGTGCTTATCGGCAAACCTGTTATGACTGCTGGAGTATCCCCGGGCATGATGGGAACAATCCGTGCACAGCTGCATCTAAGAGAAATTCTAGCAAGCCCAGGCATTCTGGCTAAGCTATTACCTCCTGCCGGCAACGAGATATATATAAGCTCCGCAGGACTTAAGTTTGATGAAAGCACGGGTAGATTGGTTGACGAATCCACTCTCCGTTTTATTGACAGAGTCGTAGATAAATTTATTGATTTTGCACGGTAG
- a CDS encoding ATP-dependent DNA helicase gives MSKYPFEFEHSKPFLQQVGEWVADVFYDILPEAGFEIRDEQIYMAFQLERAFAEKQTIFAEAGVGTGKTLVYLLYAICYARYHRKPAIIACADESLIEQLVKPEGDLAKLAQHLSLSIDARLGKSQDRYLCLKKLDNARSGYEDLDLYKGLYEELPSFVHKSEGMQSFYAYGDRKQYPHLNDEQWERINWDPFQDCFVCDQRHRCGQTLSREHYRQSTDLIICSHDFYMEHVWTYEGRKREGQLPLLPDHCTVVFDEGHLLESAAQKALTYRIKHDLFEELITRLLKNEIRESLAVLIDEAIERSEALFELLERQSESIPGSDRRRIHLNDKLIQQVNQLRKVIDGIEEELVFESELYTLDDYQLRIVEEHLEMMQKALSLFQGSSSLICWATESTTGLTLVVMPKAVKEVLRERVFALNMPLIFSSATLSTNGSFDYLAYSLGIDKYLSFSVDSPYDYENRMEVLLPKREDIASFDGKMKTTARLLQRTEGRALILFPSKEELRLFKEAIPSFPECNGMRFGFEGDSEISQLISEFQLDEQSILCAVTLWEGLDIPGPSLSNVIVWSLPFPPQDPVFMAKREEATSPYEEVDLPYMLLRLKQGIGRLIRTREDSGIIAILSEEIHKDADLRSQVQGLLPKGVDLKEE, from the coding sequence TTGAGTAAATATCCGTTTGAATTTGAGCATTCTAAACCATTCCTTCAGCAAGTCGGAGAATGGGTTGCGGATGTGTTTTACGATATATTGCCAGAAGCGGGATTTGAAATTCGCGATGAGCAAATTTATATGGCCTTTCAATTAGAAAGGGCATTCGCTGAGAAGCAGACGATTTTCGCGGAAGCGGGAGTTGGAACGGGGAAAACACTCGTTTATTTGCTCTACGCCATCTGTTACGCTCGTTACCACCGCAAGCCTGCCATTATTGCTTGTGCAGATGAATCGTTAATTGAGCAATTGGTCAAGCCTGAAGGCGATTTGGCCAAGCTTGCTCAGCATTTGAGCTTGTCCATTGATGCTAGGCTGGGGAAATCTCAGGATCGCTACCTGTGTCTAAAAAAGCTCGATAATGCAAGATCAGGCTATGAGGATTTGGATTTGTATAAAGGTTTATATGAAGAGTTACCTTCTTTCGTCCATAAGAGTGAGGGCATGCAATCCTTCTACGCGTATGGAGATCGTAAGCAGTATCCTCATTTGAACGACGAGCAATGGGAGCGAATTAATTGGGATCCGTTCCAGGATTGCTTCGTGTGTGATCAAAGGCATCGCTGTGGACAAACGTTATCACGTGAGCATTATCGGCAATCTACGGATCTCATCATTTGCTCTCATGATTTCTATATGGAGCATGTATGGACCTATGAAGGTCGCAAGAGGGAAGGACAGCTTCCACTGCTGCCAGATCATTGCACAGTTGTCTTCGATGAAGGCCATCTATTAGAATCAGCCGCTCAGAAGGCGCTGACCTATCGAATTAAGCACGATCTATTCGAAGAGTTAATTACTAGACTTTTGAAAAATGAAATTCGCGAATCCTTAGCGGTGCTTATTGATGAAGCGATTGAGCGCAGTGAAGCTTTATTCGAGCTGCTGGAACGTCAAAGCGAATCTATTCCGGGCTCCGATCGCCGGCGGATTCACTTGAATGATAAGCTAATTCAACAGGTCAACCAATTACGTAAAGTTATTGATGGAATCGAGGAGGAGCTTGTCTTTGAAAGCGAACTGTACACCTTAGATGACTATCAGCTCCGTATTGTGGAAGAGCATCTGGAGATGATGCAGAAAGCGTTAAGTCTGTTCCAGGGCTCAAGCTCACTCATCTGCTGGGCGACGGAAAGCACCACTGGTCTCACACTCGTCGTAATGCCGAAAGCGGTTAAAGAGGTTCTACGTGAGCGCGTATTCGCTTTGAATATGCCCCTCATTTTCTCATCGGCCACCTTGTCTACGAATGGCTCGTTTGACTACTTGGCTTACAGTCTTGGGATCGATAAATACTTGTCCTTTAGTGTGGATTCCCCATACGATTATGAGAACAGGATGGAAGTATTACTGCCTAAGCGAGAGGACATTGCTTCTTTCGATGGGAAAATGAAGACAACTGCAAGGTTGCTTCAGCGTACAGAAGGGAGAGCTTTAATTTTATTTCCTTCTAAGGAGGAGCTGCGGCTTTTCAAAGAGGCGATTCCATCGTTCCCTGAATGTAATGGGATGCGCTTCGGTTTCGAAGGGGATAGTGAGATTAGTCAGCTCATATCGGAGTTCCAGCTTGATGAGCAGAGCATTCTCTGTGCGGTTACCTTGTGGGAGGGCTTAGACATTCCAGGGCCATCTCTGTCGAACGTAATCGTATGGTCTCTTCCTTTTCCCCCGCAGGATCCTGTGTTTATGGCCAAACGTGAGGAAGCAACATCACCTTATGAGGAAGTCGATTTGCCTTACATGCTCCTGCGTCTTAAGCAAGGAATTGGTCGCTTAATTCGGACCCGTGAGGACTCCGGCATAATTGCTATTCTAAGTGAAGAGATTCATAAGGATGCAGATTTACGCTCGCAAGTCCAAGGCTTGTTACCAAAGGGCGTTGATCTTAAGGAAGAGTAA
- a CDS encoding C40 family peptidase, whose protein sequence is MNHINYIPKSRVGKLLIGTALSLTVALSAGTLLSSTQTAYAATSTKSSTADNVIALGKKYIGVNYKFGAQANSTSTFDCSSFTQYVFKQNGISIPRSSKQQSKAGTYVSRAQLQPGDLVFSDTNRDGVINHVSIYIGNDQLLHTYRVGIGVTISKFSGSAWDKTYVTARRVIPSNGQPEIVNPPVVTPPVVKPPVDTSPVVTPPVVKPPVDTSPVVTQPKPDKKPDHQPWYQRPSHDNDNKNNNWFW, encoded by the coding sequence ATGAATCATATAAATTATATTCCTAAATCTCGTGTCGGCAAATTGTTGATAGGTACAGCATTGAGTCTTACGGTAGCCTTATCCGCGGGAACGTTGCTCTCAAGCACACAAACCGCATACGCTGCCACTTCTACCAAATCCTCTACCGCTGATAACGTTATTGCATTAGGAAAGAAATATATTGGAGTTAATTATAAGTTCGGAGCCCAAGCGAATAGCACATCAACATTTGATTGCTCTTCCTTCACACAATATGTGTTTAAACAGAATGGGATCAGTATTCCCCGTTCTTCCAAGCAGCAATCCAAGGCTGGCACTTACGTTTCCCGTGCTCAATTACAGCCAGGTGATTTAGTTTTCTCAGATACTAACCGGGATGGTGTCATTAATCACGTTAGTATATATATTGGGAACGACCAGCTTCTGCATACCTACCGGGTTGGGATTGGTGTTACGATCTCTAAATTCTCAGGCAGCGCTTGGGATAAGACTTACGTAACTGCCCGTCGGGTAATTCCTTCTAACGGACAGCCTGAGATTGTTAATCCGCCCGTGGTGACGCCGCCTGTTGTAAAACCACCTGTTGATACGTCGCCTGTGGTAACACCGCCAGTTGTGAAACCGCCTGTAGATACATCGCCTGTCGTTACTCAACCGAAACCAGATAAGAAACCCGATCACCAACCTTGGTATCAGCGACCATCTCACGACAACGATAACAAAAACAATAATTGGTTTTGGTAA